cccaccccacaatgcTGGGCCACAAGCTCCAGTTTGCTCTGCCTTGAGAGAGCCTTGGCACGTGCTGAGTATGAATGAGgggtgggatttttttgtttgggggTAGAGGATTCACTACCCACCTTGGGAACATTGGAAGCAGGTGAGTAGCAagggttgggttttgttttgtttttcgcTTGTGTGTAGCCcccgaatgatttttctgtgggtcagtggcctctgaccgaAAAAAAGCTTCCCACTTCCATCCTAAATCAATATGGTAAACTCTGTTTTGTATATCAGGGTGCTATCTGGATTCCCAAGACTGAAAGGGATAGTTTACTCTAACAAAAGGCTTATTTTTCTGATCTTTTAAGAAAActcaaattttgaaaaaattatttgaaaaaaaaaaacaaaagaagagtTGAGTGCAATACtttaaataggaaaaaagaaCTAATATTAGCATAACAGGAATCAGTTActggaaaaaaacaggaaatgtGAACGTGAAAAAAATTAAGCCTCATTTCAGATTCTGATGAAGATGCTTTCCATGTTATATGTGCTTTCCAAGAAAGCATAACAGTATAATAATTCTTTATTTTCCACCCATCCCCTATACTTTCATTTGCACAAAGGAGACACCATCAGAAGCAAATGCATAGCAAAGTTCAACAACAATGAATTAATACTCTGTGCCTACCAATTCTGCATCGTGGTCAAGCCCTATATCGTGGTGCTCCAACTCATCATCCCGGAATTTCTTTattatctttttaaaagaaatggtaGCAGATTAGTAACAGTTTTTACCTACATATCAATCATCAAGATGACAAAACTGTACAAACTACATCAAGATGACAAAACTGTACAAACTACATACTTCTGCCCACATCATCACTTGAGAAACAATATACCTTAGGTCAAGACCTCTAGGAAGAtgtgtgcttttgaaaaatccttctcctccccttccccacaattCCAATTAGAAAAACCCATAATATATGAGGAAAGAACTTATGAAATAAAAGAAGCTCATGCTATGTTCTTGGCCTGATATAGAAAATTATACGTGTATTCTCTTCCTGAGCCTCACAGGGACAGGCAATATTCATGAATGCTATAACCTATCATGAATATGCTGATTATAACCAGGATCACAGTAATGACACGAGACAGATTACAGATGCCATGCCATTGCAAACAGTAGGGGATTAAGACCCCAAGGGAGACTTACCAGATACTACAACAATAATACTCTTGGCCTTAGCCAATAAACCAGGCTGGAACATTTTCCACTCATATTTGGAGGACTTCCTGAATCTGAGGTTACTATGGCATTCTGAAAAACCTCTCTAGAAAACTGAGGTGGTAATTAGCAAATCacaatttctttttcaaattttGTAAAGGAAACTTATATAATGCTAAGTCTAATTAACAACAGCCATTCCGATATTATTACATTTACAAAGTaggaccccaatcctgcaaattgTTCCATGAGGGCATCCATCTGCACATCCAAGAAGCTCCAGTGGATTTATAATATCCTTCACTATGGAACAACTTGAACAGAACAGAAAGAACCAGGACTCAACCCATGAGCTGAGTATAAAATGGAAGATAATTTTCTTTGTGAATTACAGACTGTAGAAATTATTAAACACCAAATGCCTTTAATCAAAACATGTGAATTAATGGTACAAGATTCTGCTATGATACGTGATAAATGTTCCTCATGTAGGGCTTTGCATAgtctctttttatatttgtataatCAAAAGAAAAATACACTTTTGCTCAGAGTCTTCAGACATCAAAGTTGGAACAACAGTTATTTTGCTGCACAATTTCAGGTCCTGATACTCGCGCTCTATTGCTCTTGTATTCAGTGTAGTTTTGTCTGGCATTTTTAGTGGTGCATGATACCATTGTGCTCACAGCTCAGTTCTTACTCAGCCATGAAGATGCTAATCAGCAACACAGTTTGGACTACTTCAAATTACAGTCTGGGGACTATCAGACTGGTGTCTGAGTCTAAGTGAAGGTGAGAGATCAGCTTTTCTCAAAGTCTGTAAGATATCTCAAGTTGCAATGATACTGTTATATCCCATATAACCACAGCACGCACACACGGTACGTTATTAcaatttgtttcttttcttttctttagtgCCTCCCATTAAATTACAATCTTTGGCTGCTTCTTCTGCCCCCAACACAAAACAGATTACAACTACTAGAAATGGACTCCAGGGCTGTTGTCTCAGATATTTCAATTTAATATACATCAAAGAGAAAATCCAACTGAAACAACATTTTTCATCTTAAATGTTTCACTGCCTGTAGTGTTCTGAACTAGAAATGATAAATTAATCTGCTGCAAATCCAAATGTCATATttatgtcattttaaaaatactctCTCAAAATCTTATTCAGATAATATGTTAAATACCTTTTAACAACATTCACATACCTGCAATAATTCTTTGTATTTTTCTGGATCCTCCTCCATTAGTGTTCTCATCTGATTGTTATAATGCGCTGATATGCTCTCTTCCACTGCCACAGTGCAAGCCATTGCACCTTCTTTTCCAAGTAAAGCAGTTCCAGCACCTATAATTATCAAATTAATTCAAACAACATATTCCAAACCCACATTAATAATATCAATAAGACCATGCACTCACCTAAAGCAAACCCTGCAACATTCCAGAAAGGCAATAAAATAGTAGGTCGAACTCTAAATGTGACCATTAACTCATTAAACTTTTTCAGGTGGTCCTTTTCTTGATTCCACATTTGCTGCAAGAGAAATAAAATTACagaaaaacatattaaaaaaagGCATTTAGCTGGGTAAGGTGCCGGTTAACTACTTACCccggtaagcatgctggtaaggcaaatgcttactgggtaaccagttaaccctttgcATCCCTAATTAATACCCCTATTTATAGTCAATAATTAGTTAGCATTTTGGAGAAAGGGAATAAACTGTTATTTCATAGCTTTccctaatttcttttttttttccatgttaaattttattttacaaagatTCTTGATATCTAAAACATGATGAAATCTTTGCCATACCACTGCAACAACTGCATGTTTATGATTCACTCATCATTCAATCTAATCACTATGTTATGTGCCATACTTATGCTATACCATAGGAAGAGCTTTTGTAAGACCAGTGATTTTAAAGTAAACATTGCAAACTTTACATTATAGATGGCTCTGTAATTTGTGGTGTTGTTCTTCAGCTAAAGAGCATGCCTTTGACTACATAAGAAACAAAGATAAGATTaagttagagcagtggtccccaacacggtgcgcCCGCCAAGtactcggggctggcctggccccgggcacgtggcgcatgtatGGTGCcgcagctggccccgggcgcactgtgaccgctggccccgggagcgccgcagattggccgcccgcgctctgggtgcgcggcgcttggagggggtgctggccccagcgCGTGGCACTTGTGGGGGCGctccggccctgggcgcgcggcacttggcgggggggATGCCGGCCCCGAGCGCGTGGCGCTTGGGAggaggggcgctggccccgggtgcgcagtgctggggggggccccgcccccgggcgcgcggtgcatggcaggggcccgcccccgggcgcgcaagtgtcccctcCCTCTAGCACCCGGCAGgtgaatggccacgccccctggtgcccggcaacctccaatggttggggaccactgagttagagCCACACACACTAACCTGAATGACTGGTCCTACTGTAGTTCTACCTAGTACAGCCATTTGCCCAGCATAAATACGGTTTGCCCCATATTCCCCTGCATGATCCACCCTGATAATGCGATCTATGTCTGGTTTGTTGATGTTGTCCAAGGTCATTCCAGTACTATAAAATCTTAAAGAAGTCTGTTCTGTCTGTAAATTCCATTTTCTTTCATAACCTGTCAAACAGAGAAACAACTGATGTGAGCTATAATACTCTACCATCACTCAAAACAAGGAAAATCTCAGTGAAATATCTATACAAGCACTTAACAAGGAATGCACACACCATTTACTCAATGTTGTGCCTACTTACTTATCCCTTTGTGATACACGGGAAGGACTCTGAGTCAGAAATGGGAAAAAGGGAAACACATGACAAGTGGTCCTAAGTGGATACGGGGGATTAGCCTCAAAGGAAACCAGATTACCTAGGACTGGAGATGAAGCAGAGAGGTGATGAATGACCCTGGAAAgagaaggcctggtgggaggtgATTCTAGGGCAGTATCGGCTTTACAATGGTACCTGATCCATGCAGAAAGGTGCTCTGGCTCACTTCACTATGCTTCTACTGTGCCCCAAGACCCTATCTGCCTGCTGGCGCCTCTCCTTCCCCTGGTCCCTTCCCTTTGCGTGCCATTCACTCCTCTAAGCCCACTAGCCCTAAGAGGTAGGGCTCTTCTCCCACCTGGCCTTGTCCAGCACTTCTTTGCCCCATAGCTAGAGCCCAGCACTGCTCGGAGTCTGGCCAAACTCGACCggtggggaagaggaggctgAGAGGAGAGCTTGGCCAGTGTGCATTTAGCAACTGCTAGTTGAAAACAATGCCTTCACATTGGGTTGGGTGGAGCAGGGCCACTACCACCATGCCATGGCCCATTGTCCCTGGCCAGTCCCTTGCTCCAGGAACTAACCTTCCTACACCATGccatcctccctccctggggGCCCATAAATCCATCTGGTGCTGGGCTCACAAAAGGTTAATCCACCTCTactccagagtagggatgtaaaatcccatttaattagttaaccgttTAAAAGTTATGTTTAACCCTTTAATCACTTAAAAAGGAGTGGGAGGCCGcactgggctgctccagcccaactgcGGGTTAACTGTAAATGGTAAGTATCATCCGGCAAGAGTAATGCTTACCCAttaacccagtgtttcccaaccagggttccgcagaaccctggggttccacacaCCATCATCAGGGGATCcgtgagaaatcgtggaataaataaataaataaataaataaataatgtcttacaatgtaagctaacaatatataacagctctttacaaatacattttcttgacaataatttagcagtaattgaattgcactccctgctgtcaactttttctggccaagcaaatatTTTCATAGGTAAGGAGGGTTccttgggatatgaaaaattattgtaggggttcctccatgggaaaaaggttgggaatcactgcgtTAACCATTCACCTCCCTAGTCCAGAGTGGGGGTACGAGAGGGTGGCGATAGCTGTAACCCTGCAAGGGGACTGAGTGCGGCAGGAAGGGGTGCCCCTGGAAGAGGGCAGGGGAGTGATCGCTGAAAACAGATGACAAGGAAGGGGTGAacccaggggtgggagggcctATGGAGGTGGGTGACCACAGACAGTGGCAGCGCATGGAATGCCCCGGGAGGTAACggatatgggggaggggaaataccCCGCGAAGGGGTGGGATCTGGGGCCGATGACACCCCACTGCCACCATGAGAGGGGGGCAGCTGTGACCTCGGAAAGTGTCGGGACacggggggagagggcggggcctgaggGTGCCCCAGGGACAGGGAGGACCTGGGGCTGCGACACCGAAAAGCGTGGGGGTGACCCCCGCACGAAGCCGAACCTGCCCCGTAGCGGAGACGCTGGCAGCCCGCGCGCAGCCCCCTCACGGCCGAAGCTGCGGCCGCTTCCATAACCCTGAGCCGGGCCCGAACCGCCTCACTACGGCGCGGAGCGATGACGCAGGCCGCAGTCTCGCTCAAGATGGCGCACAGACTTCCCGCCCCTCAACCGCCCCGATTGGCTCCTCGGCGCCGACGGGCCCCACCCCACTGGGGAGAGGTGCTGTCAGTCACAGGCGAGCGTCCCTGTGGCTGCCATGACAACAGCGCGGGTCTCTCGCAGGCGCCTCGCCCGCTCGGTGGTTCATAGACTgtaaaggggggtggggagaggtcgGTGCGCGGGACGGGACTCGCGGGTGCCCCGTGCATGGTATGGCACGGAATGGGCGGCGCTTGGGAGGAGCACGGGGGGAGGGCTGCGTGGATATGGAGAACTCGAGAGTGCGGGGGCATGGGCAGTACATGGGGGAGGATGGGCTTGGGGGGCATGGATAGGATGCGATTTCAGGGGGTGCCACGGGGAGGGAAGGGCCAGGGAGACCGGAGATTGCAGGGGTACGGGCGGTACATGGAGGGCacaagggcacagaggggcattggagtaggagggggtgtgggataCATGGTGAGTGGATACGGGGTTGCCCAGGGATGCATGGGGATGAGATCGCAGGCTTATGAGTATGATAGTTGCATTGGCACAGTGACCCCGCAGTTACTCCGAGTGCGGAGAGGGACCATTACACTTAGTGCATGGGCAGCATGTAGATAGGTGGAGGTGTGTTCAGGTGAACAGTGGATGGGTATGGGATTTGTGCATGAACATGGAGTACATAGGGAATGTATAGCTATATGAGCGTGTATGGGAAGCGTACAAATGTGTATGAGTATGGAGGGGGGAAGTTGAGTGGGAAAGGGTGGTTAGTGCCTGGTAGAAGGcagggatgttagagtttaactGGGTAATCAATAAGCTGATGTTTATCACTTAATGTTACTGGTTAAACTCCTCCTGCTTAGGAAgcagctcccccctgctccctactgcaagctctgcatttaaatttgCAGCCACAGGCATACATCAGGACTGAGCCTGCTTGCCAGCGGGCTGTAGTCCATCCCCAAGCAAAACTAATCCTTAGCTGTGTAACCAATAGGATATGTAATGGTTACTGTTTTAAAtcactttttacatccctagtagaaggCAAATAGTGAGTGGTGATTAGGAGAAGGGTGAACAGGGATGGGGGGAGTAATGGCATAGGGCAAAATGTCGCTAGCATTGTTCAATAGTTCagctcaaaa
The nucleotide sequence above comes from Pelodiscus sinensis isolate JC-2024 chromosome 16, ASM4963464v1, whole genome shotgun sequence. Encoded proteins:
- the COQ7 gene encoding NADPH-dependent 3-demethoxyubiquinone 3-hydroxylase, mitochondrial isoform X2, which codes for MGYERKWNLQTEQTSLRFYSTGMTLDNINKPDIDRIIRVDHAGEYGANRIYAGQMAVLGRTTVGPVIQQMWNQEKDHLKKFNELMVTFRVRPTILLPFWNVAGFALGAGTALLGKEGAMACTVAVEESISAHYNNQMRTLMEEDPEKYKELLQIIKKFRDDELEHHDIGLDHDAELAPAYSLLKTAIQIGCKAAIFLSERI
- the COQ7 gene encoding NADPH-dependent 3-demethoxyubiquinone 3-hydroxylase, mitochondrial isoform X1; protein product: MEAAAASAVRGLRAGCQRLRYGAGYERKWNLQTEQTSLRFYSTGMTLDNINKPDIDRIIRVDHAGEYGANRIYAGQMAVLGRTTVGPVIQQMWNQEKDHLKKFNELMVTFRVRPTILLPFWNVAGFALGAGTALLGKEGAMACTVAVEESISAHYNNQMRTLMEEDPEKYKELLQIIKKFRDDELEHHDIGLDHDAELAPAYSLLKTAIQIGCKAAIFLSERI
- the COQ7 gene encoding NADPH-dependent 3-demethoxyubiquinone 3-hydroxylase, mitochondrial isoform X3, which produces MTLDNINKPDIDRIIRVDHAGEYGANRIYAGQMAVLGRTTVGPVIQQMWNQEKDHLKKFNELMVTFRVRPTILLPFWNVAGFALGAGTALLGKEGAMACTVAVEESISAHYNNQMRTLMEEDPEKYKELLQIIKKFRDDELEHHDIGLDHDAELAPAYSLLKTAIQIGCKAAIFLSERI